In the genome of Candidatus Latescibacterota bacterium, one region contains:
- a CDS encoding immune inhibitor A: MGKITSITTSLYHGILLLLLCIVTLSAGVHAEDPNSTAMVRTRLSKEITIRELHRLNVDILAVYPDGRIDLGVTASQLQWVISRAPMAEVVERSMLRAPSALNENLGLYHTYVEMESVLDSLHAEYPGLTRIDTLGTSIEGRLIRAIKISDNAAIDESEPEVLLMGCHHAREIMSVEVPLMMVTYLLDNYGTSQQVTSLVDEREIWIAPMINPDGHVYVQNNHDGDWWNWWRKNRRDNGDGTFGVDLNRNYGYMWGYDDIGSNPDPGGWTYRGPAPFSEPESRAVRDFCDSREFVAALTYHSYSELIIYPWGYDAIYTDDHELFATLADSLNMGLGYVPGCTATNVLYPANGGTDDWAYGDTTLKPPIYCYTIELNTSEEGGFGPPDTLIQPTFDKVLQLNLTIIRRAGDPAGVLPPEVPSLYEVADLADPSHLVSWTAGGSSDPNPPVSYNLREYSGMSWVTDPCEVGDTLWVENGFSISSTRAFTGSGSYFSGSDNYLHNYIEMATFYPVSHSATISCQLWYDIEAGWDYAFVEASFDDGLTWQAVPGNLTTNDDPNGNNRGNGITGSSVGWIAADFYLDQIPGILTDSILKIRFVYSTDASVMGEGIYIDDIDPVTVYEDLVILAESLPDTFYVREADETGFFAYQVRATDIDGHQSRGSNIVFHTVSDITDTEMTPMLRTALLPNYPNPFNPSTTICFTVGGSVGDTASPVAVTLELFDVGGRRVRSFAERLLVPGEYSVLWNGRNSGGKPVSSGIYFLRLEADGESFNRKLVLLR, from the coding sequence TTGGGAAAGATAACATCCATCACAACGAGTCTCTATCATGGGATCTTGTTATTATTGCTTTGTATAGTCACGCTGTCGGCGGGCGTGCATGCTGAAGATCCGAATTCTACTGCCATGGTTCGGACACGGCTTTCGAAAGAGATCACGATCAGGGAGCTGCATAGGTTGAATGTAGATATCCTGGCCGTATATCCGGATGGAAGGATCGATCTTGGTGTCACGGCGAGTCAACTTCAGTGGGTCATATCCAGAGCTCCGATGGCAGAGGTAGTGGAGAGATCGATGCTTCGCGCACCATCCGCTCTTAATGAGAATCTAGGCCTTTATCACACATATGTGGAGATGGAGTCTGTGCTCGACAGTCTCCACGCCGAGTATCCGGGACTTACCAGGATCGATACGCTTGGTACATCGATCGAGGGGAGACTGATAAGGGCCATCAAGATCTCGGACAATGCCGCGATAGATGAATCCGAGCCTGAAGTGCTCCTTATGGGATGTCATCACGCGCGGGAGATCATGTCGGTCGAGGTCCCCCTTATGATGGTGACCTACCTCCTCGATAATTACGGGACCAGCCAGCAGGTCACATCCCTCGTCGACGAGCGGGAGATCTGGATAGCGCCGATGATCAACCCCGACGGGCATGTTTACGTACAGAACAACCATGATGGCGACTGGTGGAACTGGTGGAGAAAGAACAGACGCGACAATGGTGACGGTACTTTTGGAGTCGATCTGAACAGGAACTATGGCTACATGTGGGGATACGACGACATCGGGAGCAATCCTGATCCGGGGGGATGGACATACAGGGGACCGGCCCCCTTCAGCGAGCCGGAGTCCCGGGCTGTAAGAGATTTCTGCGATTCAAGGGAGTTTGTAGCCGCTCTTACCTATCATTCGTACAGCGAGCTGATAATCTATCCCTGGGGATATGACGCGATCTACACCGACGATCATGAGTTGTTTGCCACCCTCGCCGATTCGCTGAACATGGGGCTGGGGTATGTTCCCGGCTGTACAGCGACAAATGTCCTGTATCCGGCGAATGGAGGGACAGATGACTGGGCATACGGGGACACGACCCTCAAACCACCGATCTACTGCTACACCATAGAACTCAATACTTCCGAGGAAGGTGGTTTTGGCCCCCCCGATACGCTGATCCAGCCGACCTTCGACAAGGTCCTCCAGCTTAATCTGACTATCATCAGGAGAGCCGGGGACCCGGCCGGTGTACTGCCGCCTGAAGTGCCGTCCCTCTACGAGGTCGCAGACCTGGCTGACCCTTCGCATCTTGTAAGCTGGACAGCAGGTGGATCTTCCGATCCGAACCCGCCGGTTTCCTATAATCTGCGGGAGTACAGCGGTATGTCGTGGGTGACAGACCCCTGTGAGGTCGGGGATACGCTCTGGGTGGAAAATGGATTCAGTATAAGCAGCACGCGGGCCTTCACCGGAAGTGGCAGCTATTTTTCGGGGAGCGACAACTACCTGCACAACTACATAGAGATGGCAACCTTCTATCCTGTTTCCCACTCCGCTACCATTTCCTGCCAGTTATGGTACGACATCGAAGCAGGCTGGGATTACGCTTTCGTCGAAGCAAGTTTCGATGACGGGTTGACCTGGCAGGCTGTGCCCGGCAACCTGACGACCAACGATGATCCGAACGGCAATAACCGGGGAAACGGTATCACGGGGTCGTCGGTCGGATGGATTGCGGCCGATTTCTATCTCGATCAGATACCGGGGATCCTGACCGATTCGATACTGAAGATCCGGTTTGTTTACAGCACCGATGCCAGCGTTATGGGAGAGGGGATATATATCGACGATATAGATCCTGTCACGGTATACGAGGATCTTGTCATCCTGGCTGAATCACTTCCTGACACATTCTACGTACGGGAAGCGGACGAGACCGGATTTTTCGCGTACCAGGTCAGGGCGACCGATATAGATGGCCATCAAAGCCGGGGGAGCAATATAGTTTTCCATACAGTCAGCGATATAACAGACACCGAGATGACTCCGATGCTCAGAACAGCGCTTCTGCCGAACTATCCGAATCCTTTCAACCCTTCCACTACGATCTGCTTCACAGTCGGAGGGAGTGTGGGGGATACTGCATCGCCGGTGGCAGTCACTCTTGAGCTTTTCGATGTAGGCGGGAGGCGGGTGAGATCATTCGCGGAAAGGCTCCTGGTCCCGGGCGAGTATTCTGTATTGTGGAACGGCCGAAACAGCGGCGGCAAACCGGTATCGAGCGGAATATACTTTCTGCGGCTTGAAGCCGATGGCGAAAGCTTCAACCGGAAGCTTGTGCTGTTGAGATGA
- a CDS encoding response regulator — MQYSSRLVCGLLKLQDRFVPRLFKHQYNFIIPVILLTAFVLVYPHAASAQRYHVRTYSEGDGLSSTAVKSVIQDHSGKMWFATRSGISCYDGVKWETYGVNDGLATLSQSTILVDHRGTLWALSAEYELSVLENGKWRFLARIPGNTLFGNQHSRMVAVRDGDNPIIIIISKSRDLYCFREDRVEILAERASNGIVDFFGLAVVDNDLFVATSGGLMSVSGDSLEKGFRLVEGSPRETILSVAYEESTDMFWLVGSDWIGQLKDGIFIRISEIRELDTSLNYGYYSSIPDGAGGLYFGVETWLSRLDDRNNIEILNRNSGLINEGTTSLFRDREGNAWVVGLRGISRIINDRFAGYSKDNGLFDDEVTGVVQLNSGVIVLAHPLGLTFLEEKIRTKKITDDRQNERILDLARDDKDDIWLAASNAGLIRIDRNGRKTIFGEDEGLELPVRSVLFDAEGQLWVAGQGKVCKYRDGLFNEFVLWDESVYGNHNVRRLFKSDDGTIYVGTRNQGIFIIEGGQVRQNPIGDDLAARSIYSLFKTLEGTLYVGTYGGLFADVGEGFERVSSPGPEIERPVYFIVDDGDSNLWFGTDNGVYRWNGERSDHFTVEDGVIGRETNRAAGFVDSDGKVWIGTDRGVSVYRKEHDIHGDVAPLVNLISLETSSADYSFDEDLDLSHSENTIIIEFSAISFADEDKIMIRTWLEGYEEDWGDPYISHLRILRYMNLPPGRYVLHLKATGYEQPWSEAVSSPVIAIAKPYWSGIWFRLVVASIALFIAYAIFAFISQKRYARRLKTEVEQKVLEKEEIEKELAKAGKMRSIGILAGGIAHDFNNFLVGIIGNLSLLEMSANLSEEDRELTGQAAKAAQKAKALTSQLLTFSRGGSPVREPGNIENVIRESAAFVLRGSKVDCRFELPDDLWPVRMDADQINQVINSILINARQAMSEGGVINIRGRNVERSPDGKGGQFPATGMFVMIEIEDHGEGIPADQIDHIFDPYYSMKDEGEGLGLTTAYSIIDKHKGFLEVRSQVGEGTTLIFYLPAVKEMLSVDPPVKERQSLKKARILVMDDDDTVRTLIVKMVGMAGHIAGEAENGTEALELYRKSIEKGNKWDIVIMDLTIPGGMGGKETIGPLLELDPEARAIVSSGYSSDDVLANYEKYGFRARLAKPFTAGALKDIISQVLEE, encoded by the coding sequence GTGCAGTATTCAAGTAGGCTGGTTTGCGGGCTGTTAAAGCTGCAAGATCGCTTTGTTCCCCGGCTTTTCAAACACCAGTATAATTTTATCATCCCGGTTATTCTTTTAACAGCCTTTGTACTGGTATATCCACACGCCGCTTCCGCCCAGCGCTATCATGTCAGAACGTACTCCGAAGGAGACGGCCTCTCAAGCACAGCTGTAAAAAGTGTCATCCAGGACCATTCGGGAAAGATGTGGTTCGCCACTCGCTCGGGGATATCCTGTTATGACGGGGTGAAATGGGAGACGTACGGGGTAAATGACGGATTGGCGACCCTCTCGCAGAGCACCATTCTCGTGGACCACAGGGGGACTTTGTGGGCCCTGTCGGCAGAATATGAACTCTCGGTCCTGGAAAACGGGAAGTGGAGATTTCTGGCAAGGATTCCCGGCAACACTTTATTCGGGAATCAGCACTCACGTATGGTTGCTGTCAGAGATGGCGATAATCCGATCATTATCATCATATCGAAGAGCAGAGATCTTTATTGTTTCCGCGAGGACAGGGTCGAAATCCTTGCGGAGAGAGCATCGAACGGGATTGTTGATTTTTTCGGCCTGGCTGTTGTAGATAACGATCTGTTTGTTGCAACATCCGGCGGGCTTATGAGTGTTTCCGGCGATTCTCTTGAAAAGGGGTTTCGCCTGGTTGAGGGGTCTCCACGGGAGACTATTCTGAGCGTTGCGTATGAGGAATCCACCGACATGTTCTGGCTTGTCGGAAGCGACTGGATCGGGCAATTGAAAGACGGGATCTTTATAAGGATCAGTGAGATCCGTGAACTTGATACCTCCCTGAACTATGGATATTATTCCAGTATTCCGGATGGGGCCGGAGGCCTTTATTTCGGGGTTGAGACCTGGCTGTCCCGGCTCGATGACAGGAACAATATAGAGATTCTCAACAGGAACAGTGGCTTGATAAACGAAGGGACTACCTCTCTTTTCCGGGACAGGGAAGGTAATGCCTGGGTTGTAGGCCTTCGAGGTATCTCCAGGATCATCAATGACAGATTCGCTGGTTATTCGAAAGATAACGGACTTTTCGACGACGAAGTGACCGGGGTGGTTCAGTTGAACTCTGGAGTCATCGTTCTGGCTCATCCTCTGGGGCTCACATTTCTGGAAGAGAAGATCAGGACAAAAAAGATCACAGACGACAGGCAGAATGAAAGGATCCTCGATCTGGCCAGAGACGATAAAGATGATATCTGGCTGGCGGCAAGTAATGCGGGCCTGATCAGGATCGACAGAAATGGCAGAAAAACGATTTTTGGTGAAGATGAGGGACTCGAATTGCCGGTGCGGTCCGTTTTGTTCGATGCAGAGGGGCAGCTGTGGGTCGCCGGACAGGGGAAAGTCTGCAAATACAGAGATGGCCTGTTCAATGAATTTGTGTTGTGGGATGAATCCGTTTATGGCAACCATAATGTCCGGCGTCTTTTCAAATCGGACGATGGGACGATCTATGTGGGAACGCGGAATCAGGGGATATTCATAATCGAAGGTGGCCAGGTCAGGCAGAACCCCATCGGTGACGATCTGGCGGCCAGAAGTATTTATTCTCTTTTCAAGACATTGGAGGGCACCCTGTATGTCGGTACTTACGGGGGCCTTTTTGCCGATGTGGGTGAAGGGTTCGAGAGAGTGAGTTCCCCCGGGCCGGAGATAGAAAGGCCCGTCTACTTCATAGTCGATGATGGTGACAGCAATCTCTGGTTTGGCACCGATAACGGAGTCTACCGGTGGAATGGCGAGCGGTCCGATCATTTTACAGTCGAGGACGGAGTGATCGGGAGAGAGACAAACCGTGCCGCGGGGTTCGTCGATTCCGATGGCAAAGTATGGATCGGTACAGACCGGGGAGTATCGGTATACCGGAAGGAACATGACATACATGGTGATGTGGCGCCGCTGGTGAATCTGATCTCCCTGGAGACATCCAGCGCGGATTACTCTTTCGATGAGGACCTGGACCTTTCTCATTCAGAGAACACGATTATCATTGAATTCAGCGCTATTTCCTTTGCCGATGAAGACAAGATAATGATCCGCACCTGGCTCGAGGGATACGAAGAGGATTGGGGCGACCCGTATATTTCACACCTTAGGATCCTGAGATATATGAATCTGCCTCCGGGCAGGTATGTATTGCATCTGAAAGCCACGGGCTACGAACAGCCATGGAGCGAGGCCGTGTCATCGCCTGTTATCGCTATAGCAAAACCGTATTGGTCTGGAATCTGGTTCAGGCTGGTTGTCGCTTCGATTGCTCTGTTTATCGCATACGCGATATTCGCGTTTATTTCTCAGAAGAGATATGCCCGCAGGCTCAAGACCGAAGTCGAACAAAAAGTCCTCGAGAAAGAGGAGATCGAGAAAGAGCTGGCGAAGGCAGGCAAAATGAGGTCGATCGGCATTCTTGCCGGGGGTATCGCGCACGACTTTAATAATTTTCTTGTCGGGATCATAGGGAACCTTTCGCTTCTGGAGATGTCAGCGAATCTGAGCGAAGAAGACAGGGAGTTGACGGGGCAGGCTGCCAAAGCCGCGCAGAAGGCGAAGGCTCTCACAAGTCAGCTCCTGACCTTTTCACGCGGGGGAAGCCCCGTGCGTGAACCTGGGAATATAGAGAATGTGATCAGGGAGTCGGCCGCCTTTGTTCTGAGAGGTTCAAAAGTGGACTGCCGGTTTGAGTTGCCTGATGATCTCTGGCCGGTCCGTATGGATGCCGATCAGATAAACCAGGTGATCAACAGTATTCTCATAAATGCCCGCCAGGCCATGTCGGAGGGCGGAGTGATAAATATCCGGGGGAGGAATGTCGAGCGTTCCCCTGACGGGAAGGGTGGACAATTTCCCGCAACGGGTATGTTTGTGATGATAGAGATCGAAGATCATGGAGAAGGAATCCCGGCGGACCAGATCGATCATATCTTTGATCCCTATTATTCCATGAAAGACGAGGGTGAGGGCCTGGGGCTGACCACGGCATACTCAATAATCGACAAGCATAAAGGTTTTCTCGAAGTACGGTCTCAGGTCGGTGAAGGTACTACGCTGATCTTCTATCTGCCGGCAGTGAAGGAAATGCTATCCGTCGATCCTCCCGTGAAAGAGAGACAAAGCTTAAAGAAGGCCAGGATCCTGGTGATGGATGATGATGATACCGTACGCACCCTCATTGTGAAAATGGTCGGGATGGCAGGTCATATTGCCGGTGAAGCCGAGAATGGGACCGAGGCGCTCGAACTCTACAGGAAATCGATCGAGAAAGGCAATAAATGGGATATCGTCATAATGGACCTGACTATTCCCGGAGGAATGGGAGGTAAGGAGACGATCGGACCTCTGCTTGAGCTGGACCCCGAAGCAAGAGCGATAGTATCAAGCGGGTACTCAAGCGACGACGTACTGGCGAACTATGAGAAATACGGATTTCGTGCCAGGCTGGCGAAACCGTTCACTGCCGGTGCCCTGAAAGATATCATAAGTCAAGTCCTTGAAGAATAG
- the typA gene encoding translational GTPase TypA, with amino-acid sequence MSRMTENKEIRNIAIIAHVDHGKTTLVDAMFRQSGLLREGQVVDERLMDNMDLERERGITIAAKNCSVSWKDVKINIIDTPGHSDFGAEVERALSMADGAILLVDASEGPLPQTRFVLKKTLEAGLKVIVVINKIDRKDAQSAQVLDAIYDLFIDLGAGDEQIDFPLLYAIGRDGIAKKTLEEETDNIHQLLDAIIDEIPPPAYDPDEPFQMLVSDLGYSDYLGRLAVGRVINGSVGSNKLLIRIGEHGKQHPLRVTKLQKYEGMSYKPAEFVTAGDIAVLAGIVDVKIGDTICTREHPKALKRITIDEPTISMRFTVNDSPFSGQEGRFVQSPKIRERLHKETLMNVAIQMEEDRERDCFIVKGRGEFQMAILIETMRREGFEFCVGRPHVIFKYENGKRLEPIERLFIDCEEAFLGTVTEKLAIRKARMADLIHDGSGRVRVEFSAPSRALIGYRDEFLTDTKGTGVMNSYFAGYEEYRGDFNTRFTGSIVADRMGKAVAYALFNLEARGRMFVNPGDPGYEGMIVGEHNRGNDINVNQAKEKKLSNMRASGKDDAVVLTPVKPITIEKALNFIRDDEMVEITPKSIRLKKTILSAQLRNNLKPDSFTDLSPADRSGE; translated from the coding sequence ATGAGCAGGATGACAGAAAATAAAGAAATCAGGAATATCGCCATAATCGCTCATGTGGATCATGGCAAGACTACGCTTGTGGATGCAATGTTCAGGCAGAGCGGCCTGCTCCGGGAGGGACAGGTCGTAGATGAACGGCTGATGGACAATATGGACCTCGAACGTGAACGTGGGATAACGATCGCTGCCAAAAACTGTTCGGTGTCATGGAAAGACGTGAAGATAAACATTATCGATACGCCGGGACATTCCGATTTTGGTGCCGAAGTGGAAAGGGCCCTTTCGATGGCCGATGGCGCCATTCTTCTTGTAGACGCGTCCGAAGGACCTCTGCCGCAGACACGCTTTGTGCTGAAAAAGACTCTTGAAGCGGGACTCAAGGTCATAGTCGTGATCAACAAGATCGACCGGAAAGACGCGCAATCCGCCCAGGTGCTCGACGCGATCTATGATCTGTTCATAGATCTCGGCGCCGGCGACGAGCAGATCGATTTTCCTCTCCTTTACGCGATAGGCCGTGACGGGATCGCCAAAAAGACACTGGAAGAAGAGACAGACAACATTCACCAGCTGCTTGACGCGATCATCGATGAGATCCCGCCCCCGGCCTACGATCCGGATGAGCCGTTTCAGATGCTCGTATCTGATCTCGGGTATTCGGATTACCTTGGCAGGCTCGCTGTGGGAAGGGTCATCAACGGCAGTGTCGGTTCGAACAAGCTGCTCATCCGTATAGGAGAGCATGGCAAGCAGCATCCTCTGAGAGTGACGAAACTTCAGAAATACGAAGGTATGTCTTACAAGCCCGCCGAGTTTGTCACCGCCGGTGATATCGCTGTCCTTGCCGGGATCGTCGATGTCAAGATCGGAGATACGATCTGCACGAGGGAGCATCCAAAGGCGCTGAAACGTATCACTATCGACGAGCCGACTATCTCTATGCGATTTACGGTCAACGATTCCCCGTTCAGCGGTCAGGAAGGCCGTTTCGTCCAGTCTCCAAAGATACGCGAGCGCCTCCATAAGGAGACTCTCATGAACGTTGCGATCCAGATGGAGGAAGACCGCGAGCGTGACTGTTTCATCGTTAAAGGGCGCGGAGAGTTCCAGATGGCTATCCTGATAGAGACGATGAGAAGAGAAGGGTTCGAATTCTGCGTTGGACGTCCGCACGTCATATTCAAATATGAGAATGGAAAACGGCTCGAGCCGATCGAACGCCTGTTCATCGATTGCGAAGAGGCGTTTCTCGGTACGGTAACAGAGAAACTGGCTATTCGCAAAGCCAGGATGGCCGATTTGATCCATGACGGCAGTGGCCGGGTCAGAGTCGAATTTTCGGCCCCTTCGAGGGCACTGATAGGATATCGGGATGAATTTCTCACCGATACCAAGGGGACCGGCGTGATGAACTCGTATTTCGCCGGATACGAGGAATACAGGGGTGATTTCAATACTCGTTTCACAGGTTCGATAGTGGCCGACAGAATGGGCAAGGCCGTGGCCTATGCGCTCTTCAACCTTGAGGCGCGCGGACGGATGTTCGTGAACCCGGGTGACCCGGGATACGAGGGAATGATCGTCGGTGAACATAACAGGGGTAACGATATCAACGTCAATCAGGCGAAGGAGAAGAAGCTGTCAAATATGAGAGCCTCTGGCAAGGACGACGCCGTGGTCCTGACTCCTGTGAAACCTATTACGATAGAAAAGGCCCTGAATTTCATCCGCGACGATGAGATGGTCGAGATCACACCCAAGTCGATCCGGCTGAAAAAGACCATCCTGTCCGCCCAGCTCAGAAACAACCTCAAGCCTGATTCATTTACCGATTTGAGTCCAGCAGATCGCTCAGGAGAGTAG